The following coding sequences are from one Mytilus trossulus isolate FHL-02 chromosome 8, PNRI_Mtr1.1.1.hap1, whole genome shotgun sequence window:
- the LOC134727928 gene encoding collagen alpha-1(II) chain-like, with protein MSIYMCLWFCLAALVALQVGAKSTQRILGKLTEQQDKDEDVERVKRYNNDNADYVYVDLGQEQNKDEPYEVIEIGVPGPPGKQGAQGIRGYPGQAGTPGEKGYKGDPGKTGRAGLRGFTGSTGPEGQMGDPGERGNTGIIGPAGPSGSIGPIGHSGDPGIDGADGPPGANGSNGVQGEQGPPGNSGLPGQTGPSGLSGPPGPSGPTGEIGHTGPEGPKGDSGDTGDQGNTGLRGESGSKGPPGPIGPKGDTGPTGPSGIYNL; from the exons ATGTCAATATACATGTGTTTATGGTTTTGCCTAGCAGCTCTTGTTGCTCTTCAGGTTGGTGCTAAATCTACGCAAAGGATACTCG GCAAACTTACAGAACAACAAGATAAGGATGAG GATGTAGAGCGTGTAAAAAGATACAATAACGACAACGCAGACTATGTTTATGTCGATCTTGGACAAGAACAGAACaaag ATGAACCTTATGAAGTAATAG AAATAGGAGTACCTGGGCCTCCTGGGAAACAAGGTGCACAAG GAATAAGAGGATATCCTGGTCAAGCTGGAACTCCTGGGGAAAAAGGATATAAAGGAGACCCTGGTAAAACAGGACGTGCTGGACTTCGAGGGTTCACTGGGTCTACCGGACCAGAAGGTCAGATGGGCGATCCTGGGGAGAGGGGTAACACCGGAATAATAGGACCTGCTGGACCATCTGGATCAATTGGACCTATTGGACACAGTGGTGACCCCGGAATAGACGGAGCCGATGGACCACCTGGTGCTAATGGTTCAAATGGTGTACAAGGAGAACAAGGACCTCCTGGAAACTCTGGACTCCCTGGCCAAACTGGTCCATCTGGTCTATCCGGTCCTCCAGGACCGTCTGGTCCAACAGGGGAAATTGGACACACTGGACCAGAGGGACCAAAGGGAGATTCTGGGGACACAGGAGATCAAGGAAACACTGGACTTAGAGGGGAATCTGGATCAAAAGGTCCACCTGGACCCATTGGTCCAAAAGGAGATACTGGTCCTACAGGACCTTCTggtatttataatttgtaa